From Paenibacillus sp. PK3_47, the proteins below share one genomic window:
- a CDS encoding FAD-dependent oxidoreductase, which translates to MKKIVILGGGYGGVLTAKKLAKKFKNDKDVEIKLIDRNPYHTLLTELHEVSANRAPEDSIKIDLKKIFAGLKVDVVLDEISNIDFKNKKLKSDKATYAYDYLVIGTGSKPTFFGIPGAEENTFSFWSYDDAVALKRQIRDMYTQAAKEKNPAVRRSMLTFVIIGAGFTGVELIGEMAEQRDELCREFFIDPSEVRLIVADMAPKILPILPDKLIQKAEARLRKLNVEIVTGAKITAVGEGNVALGEKNVVDAHTIVWTAGVEGSEIVGNLDVKQEGRKRIVTNENLESVDHKNVYVVGDNIFFIPEGETRPVPQMVENAEQAAPLVAGNIAADIKGTAKKAYKPGFHGTMVSIGSRYGVANVGLPGKLFMLTGFMAMLSKHFINMFYLSQVVGFNKVWTYMMHEFFHVENRKSFVGGHFSKRSPNFWLVPLRVLLGGMWLYEGIDKLKKIWEDPDKIFLIPAAPFATDAASSASVAVDAVKTTVDAQSAASAVSTAKEAVEALWVPGWVYDITNWFMDLMFYNNDGTYTFLAKWFQIGMVCAEIVFGIMLIVGLFTAIASIATIAMAVMIWSSKMASTEMLWYVAAAIATIGGSGSVFGLDYYVLPWLKKQWKRLPLVRRWYLYTD; encoded by the coding sequence TTGAAAAAGATAGTTATTTTAGGCGGCGGCTACGGCGGCGTACTCACGGCTAAGAAACTGGCAAAGAAATTTAAGAACGACAAAGATGTAGAAATCAAACTGATCGACCGGAATCCCTATCACACTCTTTTGACTGAGCTGCATGAGGTTTCTGCGAATCGCGCGCCTGAGGATTCAATTAAGATCGATCTGAAGAAAATCTTTGCAGGTCTTAAAGTAGATGTAGTCCTTGACGAGATCAGCAATATTGATTTCAAGAACAAGAAGCTTAAATCCGACAAAGCTACCTATGCTTATGATTACCTGGTCATCGGCACAGGAAGCAAACCGACATTCTTCGGTATTCCTGGAGCTGAAGAGAATACCTTCTCCTTCTGGTCCTATGACGACGCGGTTGCGCTGAAACGCCAAATCCGCGATATGTACACTCAAGCAGCCAAGGAGAAAAATCCGGCTGTACGCCGTTCCATGCTGACCTTCGTCATTATCGGCGCCGGCTTCACAGGTGTCGAGCTGATCGGGGAAATGGCAGAACAGCGCGATGAACTCTGCAGAGAATTCTTCATCGACCCATCCGAAGTACGGCTGATTGTTGCCGATATGGCTCCGAAGATTCTGCCGATCCTGCCGGATAAGCTGATCCAGAAAGCTGAAGCGCGTCTGCGCAAGCTGAACGTGGAGATCGTAACCGGCGCCAAAATCACCGCTGTAGGCGAAGGAAACGTTGCCCTCGGTGAGAAGAACGTCGTTGACGCCCATACCATCGTATGGACAGCAGGCGTTGAAGGTTCCGAAATCGTCGGCAATCTGGATGTGAAGCAAGAAGGACGCAAACGGATTGTTACCAATGAAAACCTGGAAAGCGTTGATCACAAGAACGTATACGTTGTAGGGGATAACATCTTCTTCATCCCTGAAGGCGAGACACGTCCTGTACCGCAAATGGTTGAAAATGCCGAGCAGGCAGCTCCGCTCGTGGCCGGCAACATTGCAGCCGACATCAAGGGCACAGCCAAAAAAGCTTACAAACCGGGCTTCCACGGTACGATGGTATCCATCGGCAGCCGCTATGGTGTAGCGAACGTCGGTCTTCCTGGCAAACTGTTCATGCTCACCGGATTCATGGCGATGCTGTCCAAACATTTTATCAATATGTTCTACCTGTCTCAAGTGGTAGGTTTTAACAAGGTATGGACTTACATGATGCACGAGTTCTTCCATGTCGAGAACCGCAAGAGCTTCGTCGGCGGCCACTTCTCCAAGCGTTCACCGAACTTCTGGCTCGTTCCGCTCCGCGTACTGCTCGGCGGCATGTGGCTGTATGAAGGTATCGATAAGCTTAAGAAGATATGGGAAGATCCCGATAAGATATTCCTGATCCCTGCTGCTCCGTTTGCTACAGATGCCGCATCTTCGGCCAGTGTTGCTGTAGATGCTGTCAAAACTACGGTTGACGCACAGTCCGCAGCTTCCGCTGTTTCGACTGCAAAGGAAGCAGTGGAAGCACTGTGGGTTCCTGGATGGGTATACGATATTACGAACTGGTTCATGGATCTGATGTTCTACAACAATGACGGAACTTATACATTCCTGGCTAAATGGTTCCAAATCGGCATGGTTTGTGCCGAAATCGTCTTCGGTATTATGCTCATCGTAGGTCTGTTCACAGCTATCGCTTCTATAGCGACTATAGCTATGGCGGTTATGATCTGGTCCAGTAAAATGGCTTCAACGGAAATGCTCTGGTATGTTGCTGCAGCTATTGCCACTATCGGCGGATCCGGAAGCGTGTTTGGCCTCGATTACTATGTACTGCCTTGGCTCAAGAAGCAGTGGAAGAGACTTCCGCTCGTCCGGCGATGGTACCTGTACACCGACTGA
- a CDS encoding FMN-binding protein translates to MKKASVILSSALVLGTLLAGCGNNNEAANTAATNAPAATAAPEATTAPAADAGTEAGAYQDGTYFGTIEADAETGWQTYALLTVEGGKITKADWNAFNVNNAGDLKKKVSEDGKYGLVEKGGAQAEWHEQAAAAEAYLIEKQDPAAITVDAEGHTDAISGVSVHVNDFIAAAQAALAAGPAEVGPYKDGGYHAEGEMDAESGWKSTVDVTVAGGNVVAVKFSGLNAAGDDKKQFSIDGKYGMKAGGASSEWHEQAELAEAYFLDNKGAAPTLDAEGKTDAISGVSIHVGEYFTLAEKALEGAK, encoded by the coding sequence ATGAAAAAAGCTTCTGTAATTTTGTCGAGCGCTCTGGTACTTGGTACTTTGCTCGCAGGCTGTGGCAACAACAATGAAGCAGCTAACACTGCGGCAACCAACGCTCCGGCTGCAACGGCTGCTCCTGAAGCAACAACTGCTCCGGCGGCTGACGCAGGAACTGAGGCGGGTGCGTATCAAGACGGAACGTACTTCGGAACCATCGAAGCTGATGCAGAAACAGGCTGGCAAACTTATGCGCTGCTTACTGTAGAGGGCGGAAAGATCACCAAAGCTGACTGGAATGCTTTTAATGTCAACAATGCAGGCGATCTGAAGAAGAAGGTATCCGAGGACGGCAAATACGGTCTGGTTGAAAAAGGCGGCGCCCAAGCGGAATGGCACGAACAGGCCGCTGCAGCTGAAGCCTACCTGATCGAGAAGCAGGATCCGGCAGCAATCACTGTGGATGCTGAAGGACACACTGATGCAATCTCCGGCGTATCTGTACACGTTAATGACTTCATCGCTGCTGCACAAGCTGCACTGGCTGCAGGCCCTGCAGAAGTCGGCCCTTACAAAGACGGCGGTTACCATGCTGAAGGCGAAATGGATGCAGAGTCCGGCTGGAAGTCCACTGTTGATGTAACAGTTGCAGGCGGCAACGTAGTAGCCGTTAAATTCAGCGGTCTGAATGCTGCAGGCGATGACAAGAAACAATTTTCAATCGATGGCAAATACGGCATGAAAGCCGGCGGCGCTTCTTCCGAATGGCATGAGCAAGCCGAATTGGCTGAAGCTTATTTCCTTGATAATAAAGGCGCTGCACCAACCCTGGATGCTGAAGGCAAAACCGATGCAATCTCCGGCGTTTCCATCCATGTTGGCGAATACTTCACACTGGCAGAAAAAGCACTCGAAGGCGCGAAATAA
- a CDS encoding CsbD family protein: protein MDNNVIKGKWMQLKGEAKKQWGQLTDDDLDVIDGEKDKLVGKLQERYGHTKDDAEAEYSKWEKTFRS from the coding sequence ATGGATAACAACGTGATCAAAGGAAAATGGATGCAGCTGAAGGGTGAGGCCAAGAAGCAGTGGGGCCAGCTTACCGACGATGATCTGGATGTAATTGACGGCGAGAAAGACAAGCTGGTAGGCAAGCTCCAGGAGCGTTACGGCCATACCAAAGATGACGCCGAAGCGGAGTACAGCAAGTGGGAGAAAACCTTCCGCAGCTGA